The proteins below come from a single Anguilla rostrata isolate EN2019 chromosome 3, ASM1855537v3, whole genome shotgun sequence genomic window:
- the gpr35b gene encoding G-protein coupled receptor 35: MFGNQTEGCNLTLMEEVKFFYKVAYIPVFVIGLLLNTAALCVFLRKRASWTETHVYMINLAVADFALILFLPVRIYSFFNQLEVWDFCPYLIAVHYLNMYASIFTVAAISVHRLVAVKFPFCARAHGLRKRTAFAICVFLWAVVVTICVLYSKLNSTQELQSCFEIALETIELRFVLVFFILGFFLPFCTILFCSSLTIFSLLKDDQVITHEEKRKCVAIITANLIVFIVCYAPFNIMLLVKFSVAMQSQHISNCATYNLVHNIWSVTKWIATTNCCLDSIAYYFLFKEHLASKLTPDPRQHTPVTQISLTYSLANQ; the protein is encoded by the coding sequence ATGTTCGGGAACCAGACTGAAGGGTGCAATCTAACCCTAATGGAGGAGGTGAAGTTTTTCTACAAGGTGGCCTACATCCCGGTCTTTGTGATCGGCCTCCTGCTGAACACCGCGGCCTTGTGCGTTTTCCTCCGCAAGAGAGCGAGCTGGACGGAAACGCACGTCTACATGATCAACCTGGCGGTGGCCGACTTCgccctcatcctcttcctccccgtCAGGATATACAGCTTCTTCAACCAATTGGAGGTCTGGGATTTCTGCCCGTACCTTATTGCCGTCCACTACTTGAACATGTACGCCAGCATCTTCACTGTTGCGGCCATCAGCGTCCACCGGCTCGTGGCCGTCAAGTTTCCTTTCTGCGCGAGGGCGCACGGTTTGAGGAAACGAACGGCTTTCGCGATATGCGTCTTCTTATGGGCGGTGGTTGTGACGATATGCGTCCTGTATAGCAAACTGAACAGTACGCAAGAATTACAGTCTTGCTTTGAAATAGCTCTGGAAACCATTGAGCTTCGGTTCGTATTGGTTTTTTTCATTCTGGGATTCTTTCTTCCGTTTTGCACGATTCTCTTTTGCTCCAGTCTAACGATCTTTTCCCTGCTGAAGGACGACCAGGTGATCACCCACgaggagaagagaaaatgcGTCGCCATAATAACGGCAAATCTGATTGTGTTCATCGTCTGTTACGCCCCCTTCAACATTATGTTGCTTGTTAAATTCAGCGTTGCCATGCAATCCCAGCACATTTCAAATTGCGCAACATATAATTTAGTGCACAACATTTGGTCCGTTACGAAATGGATCGCGACAACGAACTGCTGCTTAGATTCTATAGCATATTACTTCTTATTCAAAGAACATCTTGCATCGAAATTAACACCTGACCCTCGACAACATacccctgttactcaaatcagcCTGACTTACAGTCTTGCCAATCAGTAG